A genomic region of Mycobacterium senriense contains the following coding sequences:
- a CDS encoding zinc-dependent alcohol dehydrogenase, translating to MKAVTWHGKRDVRVESVPDPKIEQPTDAIIEVTSTNICGSDLHLYEILGAFMKTGDILGHEPMGIVREVGTETGDLRVGDRVVIPFQISCGSCHMCSEKLYTQCETTQVREQGMGAPLFGYSELYGSVPGGQAELLRVPQAQFTHIKVPVGPPDSRFVYLSDVLPTAWQAVDYANIPDGGSVTVLGLGPIGDMAARIADHLGYRVIAVDLVPERLGRAAKRGIHTIDLGRLDGSLGDAIRDLTDGRGTDSVIEAVGMEAHGSPAAKLAQQVAGLLPDALGKRVMQTAGVDRLSALYSAIDIVRRGGTISLIGVYGGMADPLPMLTLFDKQVTLRMGQANVKRWVDDIMPLLTDEDPLGVDSFATHVLPLDEAPHAYDIFQKKQDGAVKVILKP from the coding sequence ATGAAGGCTGTCACATGGCACGGTAAACGCGACGTCCGGGTGGAATCTGTGCCCGATCCCAAGATCGAGCAGCCCACCGATGCCATCATCGAGGTCACCTCGACCAACATCTGCGGGTCCGACCTGCATCTGTACGAAATTCTCGGAGCATTCATGAAGACCGGGGACATCCTCGGCCACGAACCCATGGGCATCGTCCGGGAGGTCGGCACCGAGACGGGCGACCTGAGGGTGGGGGACCGGGTCGTCATCCCGTTCCAAATCTCCTGCGGCAGTTGCCACATGTGCAGCGAGAAGCTCTACACCCAATGCGAGACCACCCAGGTGCGCGAGCAGGGCATGGGAGCGCCGTTGTTCGGTTATTCGGAGCTCTACGGCTCGGTCCCGGGTGGACAGGCCGAATTGCTCCGCGTCCCGCAGGCGCAGTTCACTCACATCAAAGTCCCTGTGGGACCACCGGATTCGCGGTTCGTCTATCTGTCCGACGTGCTGCCCACGGCGTGGCAGGCGGTCGACTACGCCAACATCCCGGACGGTGGCTCGGTCACCGTGCTCGGGTTGGGTCCCATCGGGGACATGGCGGCGCGGATCGCCGATCACCTGGGCTACCGCGTCATCGCCGTTGACCTGGTGCCCGAGCGGCTGGGCCGCGCGGCAAAACGCGGTATCCACACCATCGATTTGGGGCGGCTGGACGGTTCGCTCGGTGACGCGATCCGCGACCTGACCGACGGCCGCGGAACCGACTCGGTCATCGAGGCGGTCGGTATGGAGGCGCACGGGTCTCCGGCGGCCAAACTGGCGCAACAGGTTGCCGGGTTGTTGCCCGATGCGCTCGGCAAACGGGTCATGCAAACCGCCGGCGTGGACCGGCTGTCCGCCCTGTACTCGGCCATCGACATCGTGCGGCGCGGCGGAACGATTTCACTGATCGGCGTGTACGGCGGCATGGCAGACCCGCTGCCGATGCTCACCCTGTTCGACAAGCAGGTAACCCTGCGGATGGGGCAGGCCAACGTGAAGCGCTGGGTCGACGACATCATGCCGCTGCTGACCGATGAGGACCCGCTCGGCGTCGACAGCTTCGCCACCCACGTGCTGCCACTGGATGAGGCCCCGCACGCCTACGACATCTTCCAGAAGAAGCAGGACGGTGCGGTGAAGGTCATACTCAAGCCGTGA